A stretch of DNA from Perognathus longimembris pacificus isolate PPM17 chromosome 14, ASM2315922v1, whole genome shotgun sequence:
GGTGAGTGCTCGTCCCCCCCACACGGGCCTGCCCAccctgtcccccgcccccccccccccagcctcagtgctctctcttcttcccctcgGGCCCCAGTGCTCCAAGAGCTGCGGCTCAGGCATGCGGAGGCGACAGGTCGTGTGCGCCCGTGGGCCGCCCGGCCACTGCGGGAACCGGCAGCAGCCCAAGCCTGCGGAGGTGGAGCCCTGCCACAGTCGCCCCTGCGGCCACACTCAGGGTGAGGCCAGGGACGGGGTGGGGTGCTCTCGCCCACTTCCGGCCAGTGGGCTTCCTGCCCGGGAtaccccagccccctgcttgCTTTCCCCATCCTGTCTTCGCCATTGCAAAGCCCACCCTCTCCTCCATCACCAGCACCCCTCCCTGCATGGCATCCTCTCTGCTTTGTCCTGGCTTCCTTGTGCTGCTGTGGTTGTACCATGGCATCTTAGGCCCCTGATCTCCTTAGTCTGGGATTTGTACCTGAGGCccgctaccacttgacccatgcccccAGATGTAGTTCGCGTTGATTTTTGTTACAGATAAGGTCTTATGTTTCTGGACTGATTTTCCTACCTGTTCCTCTCGcacagctgggattagaggcaggCACGGGCACATCTGGCTTCTCTGTTGGGATAGGGGGATCtcactattttttaatttctgtactggagttgccttgaaccaggatcctttaCCATCTCACCTCCCGggtagatgggattataggtatgtgctatACTCCTGATCCCTTCAGCCTGTCCCAGAAGTAGGCTCCCAGCAATTGTTTGCTGAAGGAGTGACTGAGTCCCAGGAGAAGGAAGTTCCCCAGGAAAGACTAGCTTTCCTACTATCCCCGCCCCCTCTTCCTGCTTCCCTTCATCTCCACTGCTCTGGGAAAAGAGGTCTCCCAGGCAGGAAGACCTGCAGGAGGAAGGACGCAGAGGCTGGCCTTTGCTTGGGGTATAGGCATGACACAGAGGAAGGGTGGGGTATtgctgaggaggagggaggagggagggaggctcctCTCTTGGAAGTGCAGTGATGGAGCCTCTGAGCTGTGCCACTTTGAGGTTGGTATCAACCGGATTCCAATGGAGCTGGGGGCAGGGTCACTAAGACAGTGCTTCTCACAGCCGATCTCCACGACTGCCCAGGGCATGGCCCCAGGGCAGCATCTCTCCCCTCTATTTGCCCACCCTGTCCATTGGTCACGATCAAAGGGGTTGCCCAGGTTTGTGTGACTCAATGCAGGCATAGTAtggaggcccagggctggcactctaccacttgagccacagcttcacctcaggtttgttgttttttgttattgttgtgtttgtttttgctagataactggagataagagtcttacagactttcctgctcagggtggctttgaaccatgatccttggatctgagcctctctgagtagctaggattacagacatgcaccaccccAAGGCCtgctaatattttgttgtttttgctttttatgtgtgtgtggtgacactgggacttgaacctaggcAGGGGATGGAGGggatctaccacttgtgccatgccctcagccctttttgctttagttatttttcaggtaggatgtCTCTTTTTGCCTAAGGCCAGCCTCAGAACTGGGGTCTCCCCACCGACACCGACCTTGTAGCTGGTACACCCCCACCTTGCCTagctatttgttgagatggagatcTCATtaccttttttgcccaggctggccttaagccCCGATCCCCTCTccactctctgcttcctggggagCTGGGGTGACAGCTATGAGGCAGCGTGCTGGCCAGCCCTCGTGCTTCTACAGCGCatgctccaccactaagccacacacccagcccctGTTCAGTCCAATGGAAAGAAGTCTGTTATCGTTTTTGCTTTATTCTGGGTTGTTAATTTTATCTCTGGTCCTTCCTTTTCTCTGgctgttccccccgcccccccgcacctGTCACCCTGGTTCCTGCAGAGGTCCCCAGTGTGCAGAACACACATTCCCGCCCCAGGGACCCCCGGATGCCTTTAGGCCCTCGGGTGGCCCCTTCCTCAGGTAGGAAGCTGGGCTTTGCCTCCCAAGCAGAGCCCTGTCACCCTGTGTCTGGGTGGGTGGAGGGTCTCCATCGGGGGTGCTGGTGGCCGAGGGTCTATGGAACCGGAGAGCAGTGGTCCCAGTGTGGACACTGGACGTGGGGTGGGAGGACTAAGGTGGGCTTATCATCCTGCCTTTCCCTTTCTAGACCCTAGAGACCAGCAGTGGGCTGCTCAGGAACGACCCTGGGCCCGGAGTAACCCCAGGAGAGATCAGGGGGCCCACGTGTCACCTCCAGGCCCAGCCCGCTCTCCACACCAGCTACCCCCAAGGTccagctcagggcctggagactGCAGACACAGCCCCCATGGGTGCTGCCCCGATGGGCGCTCTGTGTCTCTTGGGCCACAGTGGCAAGGCTGTCCTGGGGCTGGTGCCTCATGTCAACAGAGCAGGTGGGTTGGGACAGCCCAGCAGGGGAGAGAAGGGTGGTGGGCAGCGCCATGGTGGGCAGTAGGCCAGCATCGCTGCCTAGGAAGGGGGATGGGCTTTGCAGAGCTCAGGGTGTGGACTCCTGAGGGTTAGTCTCTGAGCTCCCCTGATGTGTGATCTTGAGGCTTGACTCCCCCTTATCTAGGGCAGCTGTCAAGGACAATCTGGACAAGGGCAAGCTGGACAAAAGATAACTAGTTTCCCCAAATCTCTGAACCCCCTCTGCCCTAGACTTGTGGAGAGAGGCTGAGTGATGACTCCTTACCTAGTGCCCTCCCCCGTAGCTCTTCCAAGGCCTGTCTGGATGGGGGTGATTGTTTACCAGTTCAGTCACAGACCAGCTGTGTGCTTAGTGACTTGGATCATGGTTTCCACATCTGAGAACTGGAAACCAGCATGGCCACTGGGTGGGGCTGTGAGGATGAACCTAAGCTACAGGAGCCAGCCCAGAGGTTCTGcgacctctcctccctcccacccaccattTCAACACCTGCTTGGTGGAAGAAAGGTACACGATGGAGCCCTCCTTTCTGGCCCGTCTCCCATCTGCGGTTGTGTTTGAACTGGTTCCGATGAATCCCCCTTGTTGGTTGAGGGGTTCTCTGTGTGACTCAAGTATTTCTCAATCGCCGTGGCCCTCACTGGAAGTGACTGGGTGGCCGTGGAGGAGGGCACAGGCCGGGACAGGCAGGGCGTTGCATCCTGAGCAGCAGTGCTCGCTGTCTTGAGAGCCAGGGGCCTCCCCTGCTCAGTTCCCCCTGCAGGCAGCGCAGAGTCCTGGTTTGCCATGCTAGCCAGCAAAAGGGCAGGATCGGGGCCGGCAGTGAGACAAGGCTGCATGCTGTCTGTCTAGGTATGGATGCTGTCCCGATGGGGTGTCTGCGGCTGAGGGGCCCCAGCAAGCTGGCTGTGGCAGGTCTTACAGCAGGGGCAACACTGGGAGCAGGCCAGGGACCCAAGCAGGAGCCGCCATGGTAAGGATGTGGCGGAGGGTGCTGAGGGTCACATGATCAGTGCGGCCGGgccttggtggggggagggcagcgtCTGCCGGTGGCCTGGGGCGCCCTCTGCAGGGCACACAGGGTTCGGACATGGCCTTTGGTCCACACTTTTGGCCTCTCATCTCCCCCTAGGATGGGGTTGTGCACTTCAGACTCACCGTTCTGTCCCTTCCCACCAGGAAGCATTGGGTCCCCACAAGAGACAGACTTTTTCCTAACTCCTCAATTCTATACtttcccctccagccccccaaaGCCCACCGGCCCCAGGCCGAGCAGAGCGAGCCCATGGAGTGCCGGGGTTCTGTGTTTGGCTGTTGCTATGACGACGTGGCCTCTGCCTCCGGCCCGCTTGGAGAAGGCTGTGTGGGCCAGCCCGATTACCGTGAGTGGCCTGCTCCCACTGGGTCCCCAGCTACCACCTAAAGCCCCTGGGGCTGGATGGAACACAGGGTGATCATTGGCAAGCTACCAGGGACCAGTCTTGGGGATGTTCAAAGCCGACAGGCTGGTGGTCAGGGCTCTGTGGAGGTTGCCGTTGTCTTGTCTGAATGTGGACAGATGGGGCAGGCTGGCAGGAGGGCTGTTAGAATAGGCAGGCTGGAAGCCGGTGCACAGGCCCAAGGAGAGCGAGGCAGTGAGGTCAGCTTTGGCTGTGGGTGGAAGGGGGGCTTCTAGGCACCTGGTTCTGTCCTTCTGGGGGCTCGGTACTGTGGATGCGGgtggctggaagtggctctgctCCCCAGGGCAGGCAGAGATGCAGCTGTGTCCTAACGCGTGGGAAATGAGTGGCCTGTATAGGTCTGAGGCGCAGGGGCATGGAGGTGCAACTTTATCACCGGCCACTTGGGTGACATGGCCCACTTCTGCCTCCAGCCTACCCAGTGCGGTGTCTGCTGCCCAGCGCCCACGGCTCCTGTACGGACTGGACTGCCCGCTGGTACTTCGTCCCAGCCGTGGGTCGGTGCAACCGCTTCTGGTTTGGCGGTTGTCATGGTAACGCCAATAACTTCTTCTCAGAGGAGGAGTGTATGAGCAGCTGTCCGGTCCAGCCTGGGCCCCATCATCCCCAGCCTGGGGCCTCTGGCCAGAGCTCACATCTGGATGCGGGTGGCCATTCCCGAGGCCAGCAGGAGACCAGCCGGCACCGAAGTGGGGACACAATCCCAAGACTTGTCTCCCCTTCTGGTGACCCTTGGCAGGGGGAACGAGAGCTTGGGCCAGGGGAAGCCCCTCGCACCCCCTCAGCCTTTGGACAACAGCCCTGGAGCCAGGAGCTTGGGCCTAGGGCTCCTGGATTGGGCAGGGATGTTGGACGGCCGGTGCCCCCCTCCCACAGCAACTCCAGGTGAGGCCGACCTTCCCCGGGAGGGGGCAGGGTGCCCGGGAGCTGAGCCTGTCAGAGCTAAACCGCCGCACTCAAAGCACCCCCCTTTCCTAGCTCCTGGTGGCACACAGCCCTGCCTGGGGGCCCTGCTGCCCTTGTCAGGGGTGGGTGGAGGTGCCTCCTAGACATGCTTGCAGAAGGGGATGTCCAGACTCCCCCTTAGCACGGCCAGGTGGTCCTGAGCCTGTCTCCTCTGGGCCGGGTCACTCCGCCTTTTCAGATGTGAAATGGTGATTGTGTTTCCCGCTCTGCCCATCTCCTAGGCTTAGTGTGGGTTCTGTTTCTGATTCTTTTATTCCTTCTATCCTTGGGTATGTGCCCACCTTAGTTCAGCCCGCACCCCCCAGTGGGTATGGCATGTGTAGTTCTCCCAGCATCCCCTACCCTGCCTGGGCTTGGTGCTGGGGCCAAGTCCTGCGTCTCTAGGCTTCTGGAGCTTGGCCTCCCACGGGAGTTGTAGGTCCCCTGAGGCCTATGGCCACCAcccatggtggtggtggtctctGATCCTAGCCTCACCCCCTCACGCAGGGCCTCACCTCTCACCTCTGCAGGACCAGCCTGGCCAGCTCAGAGCCGTCGCTGGTGCAGGCAGCTCTGGGGCAATTGGTGCAGCTCTTCTGTCCTGGCGATGCCTTCATGGACCCACAGGCTGAGTGGCAGAAAGATGGCCGGCCCATCTCCTCTGACAGGTGTGTGTAGTGGAGATGACCGCATCTCGAGTGAGGGAGGGTGTCCTCCCTGACTGGGAATGGGACGGAGGCAGGGCCTGAGGAAGGATTCAGCCTTGCCCTCGGAGCCCAGGCTCACAGCTCCCTTCCCCTCTGTTGAGGCACCGGCTGCAGGCTGATGGCTCCCTGGTCATCAGCCCCCTGCGGGCAGAGGATGCTGGTGTCTACAGCTGCGGCAGCCTCAGGCCGGGCCACGACCCCCAGAAGGTCCAGCTCAGGATCATAGGTGCGTCCCACACGTCCTCCGCCCGATGGCTCGGGTTCCTTCCCGTTCCTTCTCCCCACGACTCACACCTGGCTTCTCGGGACCTCACTGCAGGAGGCGACACGGCAGTGCCATCTGACCCTGAGCGGAGGCCCGTCCCTCGTCTCAGGGACCCGGTCCAGGGCTATCGACCTCCGGATTCCAGGCTAGGGGCAGATGCTGGGGGCCGCGGTGCGGTCCCCTCCTCCCAGCCATGGCCTGCGACCAGGTAACAACTCAGCCAGCTCACCCTGCTCTTAGGCTCTCACCAGCTTCTAGGGTCCTGGGTCCCAGTGAGAGGAGGGAAAGGTGTGTGCCATCACCAGATGCTGGGCCTGGCACGAACCCTGCCCTGAGTGCTGGGCCTCAAGGCGGAAGGGAAGCCCTGGCCTCTGAGCCATGGGGCTTAAGTGAGGGACCTTGGGTGCAGGACTCGCCATTGAGGAGGGCGACACCTACAGGTTGCTTCTGGAAGGAGGCCCGTGAGGAATGGTTGAGTTTATagagggggcagggggtggaTGAGGGGCAGTCAAGAACAGGTGAAAGCACAAGGTGGGGACAGCACAGTGGCTTTGAGCTTTGGAGGTAGATTTAGGGATGGTGTTCCACACAGACTGAAGGAGTGAAGTTCAAAGCTACAACTGgctggggagggagatggggccTTGTGCACACTGTGTTAATGGACGTGGGGCAGCGGACCAGGGCCCCTAATGGCGATGGGTGGCTTGTTTTGCAGGCTGCGTCTGGACCGGAATCAGCCAGGGGTGGTGGACGCCAGTCCAGGCCAGCGGATTGTGCTGACCTGTCGAGCCGAAGGCTTCCCGCCTCCCACCATTGAGTGGCAGAGGGATGGACAGCCCGTCTCCTCCCCCAGGTGCACGcagctctctcctcccctccccgctgcCTCCAGCCCCACCCAGGCCTGCAGAGGCTGGAGCAGGAGGCCTGGCTCTCGGGAGATGGAACTGGGAACACTGGACTCCTGGGCGGGCCGGCAATGGAATCCCTGGGCCTTTCCAGAATGGGTCAGGTagacagaaagaagagacaaacaCACCAAGACTGACATGAGGAGATGGAGTCAGCGTGGTTCTGGCTGAATCCTGGTGGCTGACATTTACTGGCCACACCTGGAGTGTGAGGCTTGTTTTCTAGTGTAATCTGCAGGAGCCACATGTAGGCTCATGCTGTTTCTAGTTTACACATAAAAGCTTGACTGAAGATCCTAAGTCATAGATAGGTACAACCATGTTTGGAGCCTATGTAAGTGATCACAAAGACTAGAAACCCAAAGTGGAATTATTTTCTATTAGAAAACTTGATTTCTTAGGCTTGAAAGCCACGTGTTAGGTGGGCCACCTGTatgtcatgcctgtaattattcTAGAGgctggattgcagttcaaggccagacctggcaggaaagtccaagagactccaaagTACCCAACAAAAATccatgctggaggcatggctcacatgataaggtaccagctaagcaagcatggTGAGCAAATGCTGGATGCtgatgccagaaaaaaaaaaaaaaggaaatcaaagtgtTTGCAGAAAAAAGGCGCAAGGGTCTGGGGCCCAGGAGCTCTTGGGCTATTCCTCCTCAAACAGTGGGCGCTGCTGTGCATCTCACCCCTGCCTCACCGCGCCTCCGGCCCCAGGCTGGTTCCCTTCGGACTAGAGTCAACTGACTGTGTTTGGTCCCTAGACACCAGCTGCAGCCTGATGGCTCGCTGGCCATCAGCCAAGTGGCAGTGGAAGATGGCGACTTCTATGCGTGCGTTGCTTTCAATGGACAGGACAGGGAGCAGCGCTGGGTCCAGCTCAGAGTGCTGGGTAAGGTGGCAGTTGTGAGCGGGGCCGATGGCCTTTGAGGTACCCTGTCTGGGCAGTGGTTGACTGTGCTGCCTCCTGTGCCCAGGGGAGCTGACGATCACGGGGCTGCCTCCTACTGTGACAGCGAGCGAGGGCGACACGGCCAGGCTGCAGTGCGTGGTGGTAGGAGACAGCGTGAACATTCGGTGGTCCAGGTACAGTGCTGGTCGGGGAAAGCCCCTCCCTGTCTGTGCTGGAAGCGTCATGACCCTTCCTGCCATTACAGCTCAGCTGTACACCACCCtggcctccccttcccttcctctgctctccccgGCTCTGGGGAATGATGCTGTACACCTGGGTGAGGTGGGTCCCCTTTCCTTCTGCCATGTATGTCGCTGTCACCACTGCCTTCTCTGAGGCCCGGTGCCAGTGGCGGGGTTGCAGAGGCCTCGTCCTTCACCATGACGTTTTAGGATAGCTTACTTTTCCATTGGTTCCGCTACATTGGGTTTTGAGTTAGGGtctcaccatgtagcccaggctggccttgaactcatgcttctcctgcctcagccttccaagtgctgtgCTTATAGGCAAGCCTGCACTCTggtttactttatttattatttttgctattttttttacactacacttaaaaaaatatgtgAGTGTCCCTcaactttttgcttaaggttagcactctacatttgaggcacagttccgcctctggctttttggtaattaattggagatgaatctcatagattagcccaggcaggaaactgtgatcctcagatctcagcctcctgagtacctaggattataggcatgagccaccagtggcactAGAGTTTCTGAACCTCAGCATTACTGATATTTTGGACCAATTAAGTTTGGTTGTTTTGGTCCTCTGTATGTGGGACCTCTACCCACTGAATGCCAGTAATAAATTCCCTCTAGGTCATGAAATAGAAGATGCTTGCAGACACGACCAGATCTCACTTGCACTAACCACACAGCATGAGGGACTTCTGGGACCTTTTATCTCAGATGTTAATTTCTTGTTCACTCTTTATTCAGACTGTGGTTTTTGCCTCTCCTTCCTGGAGTGTGTGGGGCCTAGGCTAGCTTCTGGGATTCACTTGGGGCTCAGGATGCTCCAGGAAGGAGACAGCTGTGTCCCAGGATCTCCAGATGTGGCTTGCCCCGGTGCTGCCTCTGCACGGAGAAGGGCAGGCTGCTTGGCACCCAGgagagtggagggagggaagatagaaCCAGGGCTGGTGACTGCAGCTGAGCTGTAATGACTGAGGGGTAATGATGTTCCCAGAAGTAACAACAGTGGCCATTTTTGAAAAGGTTCTGGGATGGCAACAGTTGGGCATAGGAGGGGAGAAAAGGCTGGGCCATTGAATGTCAGCTGCCCTTGGTGTGACCTTGATGCCAGGGGCTTGGGTACTCAACTCCTACCCTTACAGAATGGCTGTCCATTTCGTCTCTACCTGGTTACTGCCCTATTCTCATTCTAGCCCCAGCTCCAAGAGACTGGAAGGCCATCTGCTGCCTGTTTGTCCTACTAGCACAGGACACAGTTTAGTCCTTACCTGACCTGTAGTGCACTGCTGACCATGACGTGCTCCCTTCCCTCTGCTCCCGGAAGTCCCAGTCAGGGGCGGGGTTTCAAGTGCTGACTGGTGCTGTCACCCTAGGACCTTACCTTTGGGGCTGATAACACAGCTGGGTCTCAAATCTGATGTCTCGTAGTATCTCACAGCCCCCCTCTCACCGAATCCAAATAGAATACAGTCGCCATTCACACCTCAGCCTCGGCTTGAGTCTCCCAGCTAGGCCAGCACCATCATACAGTAACTCCCACTTGAGTGcttcctctcctccacccccaccctctgATCTTTACCCACATCCCTCAACCCCATCCCTGTGCACCGGGCAGCAGCCACTACCCTGGATGCACTTCCTCTAgagtcccctctcccccacagccCCCCACTCAATCCCTGCCTAGCTCAGACTCCCCACCAGCCCCAGTGCAGACTCCTGACCAGAGCCCAAGACCCTGCTGACAGGCTCCTGCCTCCCATGGGCACTTCTTGCTGTGGCTGGTACCTTCTGGAGCCCTTGTGTCTTCTCGCTGTTGGCCAGCTGTTGCCACAGCCTCTCTCACAAGAGCTGCTCCGGACCGCAGCACCCTCCCCAGTGTGTGGCGGCAGCGGGGCTTAGGACACGTGTTCTTcatccagctccttggccaaggaAAAGCCACAGTGGGATTCCTTTGTGGTTACTACAGCTCAGATCAGAGTGTGTGGTTTGGCCATGGTTTCTCTTATGTTTTGGCCCGTTCATCTTctgtggggcaggaaagtcaggggAGCAAGGCTCTATTGGAGAATGGCCTTGATAACCTCCTCCCTCCATCTTCCCAGTCTCCTAGGGCCATACGACTCATGGTCCTGGAAGGCTCTCTCCGCATTCTCGCCCCTCCAGGAATGGGCTGCCAGTGCAGGCCGATGGCAACCGGGTACGCCAGTCCCCAGATGGCACACTGATGATCCACAACCTGCAGGCCAGGGACGAGGGCGCCTACACATGCAGCGCCTACAGAGGGAGCCAGGCAGCCAGCCGCAGCACCGAGGTGAAGGTGGTGCCGCCAGGTAGGGGGGCACGGGCCCCACGGTACTCGCTCCTTCCCCGTGGCTGGTTGTGGGTTCTGGGAAAGTGTCAGGGGTCACAGTCTAAGGGACTCCAATTCAAATCTTGGCTCACTCTGCTGCTAACTTCTGGCTGTCACTGTCCTGAACCTCACTTTCCTCCTTACAGTAGAGCTGCCCTGCCACCCAAGGATGGGGGTGCAGATAAAGGAAACAGTGCTCGTGCTTTGCAAGCTAGATGCTAGGCATTGTTAACAGACTTGTTGGTCTTATTTTGGAAGCCATAACTGGCTAGGCTTTCATTATAATGCTCAATGCAGCTAGACCACTGAAGTCTGTCCATTCTAACCCGGTGGAAAGACAGTCCTATGGCAATGGGAATGTAGCTCctgcgaggccctgggttccatccccggcaccacaaaaaataaatacaaatagccTTTATTCTTAAAAACCAAGTAGTGAACGTATAATGATAATGTGCCTTTTTGATCTTTTGAGCATATATACAGCCCAAATCCTAGAAGGCAGGGGTTCTAATCACCCTTTCATCAATGAGACCCCCAGAGAGCTTACGCCAGAGGGGACTAGAACCCAAGTCTTTCAACTGctcagaatactttttttttgtgtggggggATGGTGTTGGGGCTTAGAGCTTCCAGTTCTCAGAATTTTTGCTGAtactaccacttgactcacacctctctctatatacatatatgtgaatgtacatatatatgcatacattcatacaaatacatatatgaacatatatctATAGTCTCACATTTTCTATGCTCAAATatgaattttatataaacatgactacatatatcatatacccatatatatgcatatatacatttatcagtaATGTGATATTTTAACtttgtgttcttgttctcttgctaatctttttttttttgccagtactagggcctccttctcttgcttggcatttcttttttttttttttggccagtcctgggccttggactcagggcctgagcactgtccctggcttcttcccgctcaaggctagcactctgccacttgagccacagcgccgcttctggccgttttctgtatatgtggtgctggggaatcgaacctagggcctcgtgtatccgaggcaggcactcttgccactaggctatatccccagcccttgcttggcatttctgatcaaggctggcactcttaacacttgtgccacaacttcacttccagctttctggtggttaattggaactaagagtcacatagactttcctgccttggctggttctgaaccttgatcttcaggtcaCAGTTTCCTGTGGGTTACAggagtgggccaccagcacctggttcttaGTGAGTGTCATATTGTAGGATGGTACCACTATAGAAAAAAGGCTACCAAATGAAGGACACAAGGCTGAGACACTGTCGGTTATGGTGCAGTTTCACTGAGGGTAAATGGCAGGGAGTGCCCTGGGCCCAAGCAGTTCGCACAGACCTGCTCCAACCTTTGGAAGGGCGTGGGGCTTGGATGTGCCACTGTCCTTCCTGTCCGGTCTGCCTAGCTATTCAAGACAGAGCTGAAGTACCACACCAAGTGGGAATTAGCAGTTTGCATTTATAATTAGCTATAGATGTATCTACCAGGGAAAATAAATCAGAATCAGAAATTTGCTTGATAACAGGGTTGGTGGAGCCACTGCTGTGAAACCACAGCCACCACAGTGAAACTGTCTAATGAAACAGACACTCCTGCCTCCGCCAGGCCTCTCTTCTGCCCTCTGCTGGATGAATGTTGCCAAGTTTAGATATAGGCCCAAAGGGCAGATAACACAGCTTCTGCTGCCTCAAGTTTTACTTAGGGCTGATCCTTTTCAAGACTTAATATACACCAGAGTACAATCCAGAGGCAGAGGTAGCGGTCATATAGGCTCTTCAGATCTCCACTGTAGTGCAGGGAGTTAACTTGAAGAGATATGTAATCACCCAGTCAGTAAATTCTGGGTGTCTGGGAAGGGTTGTGCACTGGACAGAGGACACACGTAACAACTGGAGTACTGCTGCAAGCTGAAGGGAGGCCAGCAAACAGGTGGCAGCTGTATTTACTCCTAGGCTACACACCTGGCAGGTCAGTCTGTGCCACACAGAACTGCCTCACCCACATCTTTCTCCCTCATTGTTCTGCAGCACCAGCAGCCCAGCCCAGGGACCTGGGCACCGAGTGCATCGACCAGCCAGAGCTGGCGAACTGTGACTTGATCCTGCAGGCCCAGCTATGTGGCAACGAGTATTATTCCAGTTTCTGCTGTGCCAGCTGTTCCCGCCTCCAGCCGCATGCTCAGCCTGTCTGGCAGCAGGGATGAAGGCTAGATCCAGCCCTAGTTCTGAATAGTTCTCTAAGAGAAGATAGACTCAGCCCTTCCCGCCCCCTCACTGAATCTGTAACTGGCAAAGGAAGTCATCTTCTGGAGATACTGGACCTTTCAAAAACTCTCCCAGTGCTGAACTCAGCAGCCTCCCAGTGTCTGCTAATGACGTGGTCACAGGCTGCTGCTGAGATGTCAAGAGGGGGAATCTGTTTAGATAGGGACATTCTTTCCTTTATCCCTTTGCATTTCTGTTCCTACTACATGTTGAGGACCTattatctgaaatgcttgggaccagaaGTGTTTCAGATCTTGGAATATTTGTAGCCCTTATCAATTGCACATCTCTAATTCAAATATATGAAATGCTCTGAAATCTGAAACACTTGAGTGCCATGTTAGCGCTCTAAAATGTGTAGACTTTGGGGCATTCTGGATTTCTGGTTAGGGATGTCACCCTGTACAAGGAACCCATTCACTGCATTTTAAAGCAAGCTGGGAAGCATgcaatgtttttaaagttcacaCCTGCCTGACAAGGGAATGCCAATTCCTGGTGTGTGGGGAAGTATTCTGTGCGAGAGTTGAGAGCCGAGTGTCACGTAGGGTCAAGCAGCAGTCCATTGCTCTAGCCTCTCATC
This window harbors:
- the Papln gene encoding papilin isoform X3, whose translation is MGTFYSVRLEMLLLLFLPLLLTATPGSKASQVRRQSDGWGAWGEWSPCSRTCGGGVRFRERPCYSQRRDGGASCVGPARSHQICRTESCPHGTRDFRAQQCADLDGMEFQGQRYRWLPYYGAPNQCELNCIPKGENFYYRHREAVVDGTPCEPGKRDICVEGTCRVVGCDHKLDSLKQEDKCLRCGGDGSSCYPVTGTFDADDLSRGYNQIFIIPAGATSIRIEEAAASRNFLAVRSLGGDYYLNGHWSIEEAQALPVASTVLHYERGSEGDLVPERLLAQGPTSEPLIIELISQERNPGVHYEYYLPLGRRGPRPAFSWSHGSWTDCSAQCGGGHQSRLVFCTMDNEVYPDHMCQRQPRPADRRPCNLHRCPQTKRWKTGPWAPCSASCGGGSQTRSVYCVSSDGAGGQEAMDEAHCAGLPGKPPSTQACNLHRCATWRAEPWGECSVTCGAGVRRRRVTCRSAQGSVLQAVACALENRPPLSEPCVREACPVHDQAWHVGPWSPCSKSCGSGMRRRQVVCARGPPGHCGNRQQPKPAEVEPCHSRPCGHTQEVPSVQNTHSRPRDPRMPLGPRVAPSSDPRDQQWAAQERPWARSNPRRDQGAHVSPPGPARSPHQLPPRSSSGPGDCRHSPHGCCPDGRSVSLGPQWQGCPGAGASCQQSRYGCCPDGVSAAEGPQQAGCGRSYSRGNTGSRPGTQAGAAMPPKAHRPQAEQSEPMECRGSVFGCCYDDVASASGPLGEGCVGQPDYPYPVRCLLPSAHGSCTDWTARWYFVPAVGRCNRFWFGGCHGNANNFFSEEECMSSCPVQPGPHHPQPGASGQSSHLDAGGHSRGQQETSRHRSGDTIPRLVSPSGDPWQGERELGPGEAPRTPSAFGQQPWSQELGPRAPGLGRDVGRPVPPSHSNSRTSLASSEPSLVQAALGQLVQLFCPGDAFMDPQAEWQKDGRPISSDRHRLQADGSLVISPLRAEDAGVYSCGSLRPGHDPQKVQLRIIGGDTAVPSDPERRPVPRLRDPVQGYRPPDSRLGADAGGRGAVPSSQPWPATRLRLDRNQPGVVDASPGQRIVLTCRAEGFPPPTIEWQRDGQPVSSPRHQLQPDGSLAISQVAVEDGDFYACVAFNGQDREQRWVQLRVLGELTITGLPPTVTASEGDTARLQCVVVGDSVNIRWSRNGLPVQADGNRVRQSPDGTLMIHNLQARDEGAYTCSAYRGSQAASRSTEVKVVPPAPAAQPRDLGTECIDQPELANCDLILQAQLCGNEYYSSFCCASCSRLQPHAQPVWQQG